A DNA window from Hydra vulgaris chromosome 13, alternate assembly HydraT2T_AEP contains the following coding sequences:
- the LOC136089907 gene encoding zinc finger MYM-type protein 5-like, with protein MDEDKLHSEISEISVASEENFEHRDPATWPEITDKPRCFFIEHRPEQDRREFFPNTLCDFDNRMRHFSSKWYEKIHPHGKKFVCTWLQYSNKKDSLFCFCCLLFLTTKTNNFSEFSKGFCDWKKLNPRIPEHENSNEHQKCYSDWKTLEKNLKEGKILNSDL; from the coding sequence ATGGACGAGGATAAACTTCATTCAGAAATCTCAGAAATTTCAGTCGCCTCGGAAGAAAATTTTGAACATAGGGATCCAGCAACATGGCCTGAAATAACGGACAAACCAAGATGCTTTTTTATTGAGCATAGGCCAGAGCAAGACAGAAGAGAATTTTTCCCAAACACGCTGTGCGATTTTGACAACAGAATGCGACACTTCAGCTCAAAATGGTATGAAAAAATTCATCCACatggtaaaaaatttgtttgcacTTGGCTGCAGTACAGcaataaaaaagattctttattttgtttttgctgtttgttatttttaacaacaaaaaccaACAATTTCTCAGAATTTTCTAAAGGGTTTTGTGACTGGAAAAAACTAAACCCAAGAATTCCAGAACACGAAAACAGCAATGAACACCAAAAATGCTATTCTGATTGGAAAACTCTTGAAAAAAATCTCAAGGAAGGAAAGATCCTAAATTCTGATCTGTAG